A genomic window from Micromonospora violae includes:
- a CDS encoding zinc-dependent alcohol dehydrogenase, whose product MGNWVVSLAGPRRISLEPCPPDPLGPGQVRVRTCYSGISAGTELTLYRGSNPRLSKDWDDAARMFVPRQTPVPYPLIGFGYEEVGEIIEVAPEVTNRHPGQLVWGIWGHRAEAVLAADAVRTLPVGLDPLAAVFARPGAIALTAVLAGDLHLGDWVGVFGQGVIGLLATRLAVLSGARVVAVDPVPDRLEHAARYGAHSTVDAARTSAAAVLRQATDGRGADVCLELSGAYPALHEAIRSTTHAGRVVAAGFYQGQADALGLGEEFHHNRIQLVAAQVSGPTPAPSMAGRWTGDRVAQTFMDLVADRSVDPLPLVSHIVDASAVADALALLDRGAGDVLQVVLRF is encoded by the coding sequence ATGGGCAACTGGGTGGTCTCTCTCGCCGGGCCTCGACGCATCAGTCTCGAGCCCTGCCCACCAGATCCGCTCGGCCCCGGCCAGGTTCGAGTCCGCACCTGCTACTCGGGCATCTCCGCCGGCACCGAGCTGACCCTCTACCGGGGCAGCAATCCCCGGCTCAGCAAGGACTGGGACGACGCCGCCCGGATGTTCGTCCCCCGACAGACCCCGGTGCCCTACCCGTTGATCGGCTTCGGCTACGAAGAGGTCGGCGAGATCATCGAAGTCGCGCCGGAGGTCACCAACCGGCACCCCGGGCAGCTCGTCTGGGGCATCTGGGGGCACCGGGCCGAGGCCGTGCTCGCCGCCGACGCGGTCCGCACGCTCCCGGTCGGGCTGGACCCGCTCGCCGCGGTCTTCGCCCGCCCCGGCGCCATCGCGCTGACCGCCGTGCTCGCCGGCGACCTGCACCTCGGTGACTGGGTCGGCGTCTTCGGGCAGGGCGTCATCGGGCTGCTCGCCACCCGCCTCGCCGTGCTCTCCGGGGCCCGGGTGGTCGCCGTCGATCCGGTGCCCGACCGGCTGGAGCACGCCGCCCGCTACGGCGCGCACTCCACCGTGGACGCCGCGCGCACCTCCGCCGCCGCCGTGCTGCGCCAGGCCACCGACGGCCGTGGTGCCGACGTCTGCCTGGAGTTGTCCGGCGCGTACCCGGCGCTGCACGAGGCGATCCGATCCACCACCCACGCCGGCCGGGTCGTGGCCGCCGGCTTCTACCAGGGCCAGGCCGACGCGCTCGGCCTCGGCGAAGAGTTCCACCACAACCGCATCCAGCTGGTCGCCGCCCAGGTCTCCGGGCCGACCCCCGCGCCGAGCATGGCCGGCCGGTGGACCGGAGACCGGGTCGCGCAGACCTTCATGGACCTGGTGGCCGACCGCAGCGTCGACCCGCTGCCACTGGTCAGCCACATCGTCGACGCCAGCGCGGTCGCCGACGCCCTCGCGCTGCTCGACCGCGGCGCCGGTGACGTTCTCCAAGTCGTGCTGAGGTTCTGA
- a CDS encoding sugar phosphate isomerase/epimerase family protein: MTTIALACQEQLLPGTNLIQKYALAAALGYQGIELRGHGDLAFARRLPELRRARAAGVLMPTVCVEMDHFIGDFDPARSADAVRNLRSQLSVIAELGGVGVMTPAAWGMFSRRLPPFEPPRPPAGDRQVLLDALGELGEHARAEGVTLFLEPLNRYEDHMVNRLDEAVALCAALGLPSVRVVADTFHMNIEEDDVHRALRAAAPYLGHVQVSDSNRYQPGAGHLDWPGLVRTLLELDYRGWLALECRLRGDPVRALQQAATVLRHALPRRAAA; encoded by the coding sequence ATGACCACCATCGCGCTGGCCTGTCAGGAACAACTCCTGCCGGGCACCAACCTGATCCAGAAGTACGCCCTCGCGGCCGCCCTCGGCTACCAGGGCATCGAGCTACGCGGCCACGGCGACCTCGCGTTCGCCCGCCGGCTGCCCGAGCTGCGCCGGGCCCGCGCCGCCGGGGTGCTGATGCCCACCGTCTGCGTCGAGATGGACCACTTCATCGGCGACTTCGACCCCGCCCGCTCCGCCGACGCCGTCCGCAACCTGCGCTCCCAACTCTCGGTGATCGCCGAGCTGGGCGGCGTCGGGGTGATGACCCCGGCCGCCTGGGGGATGTTCTCCCGGCGGCTGCCGCCGTTCGAGCCGCCCCGCCCGCCGGCCGGCGACCGGCAGGTGCTCCTCGACGCCCTCGGCGAGCTGGGCGAGCACGCCCGGGCCGAGGGGGTCACCCTCTTTCTGGAACCCCTCAACCGGTACGAGGACCACATGGTCAACCGCCTCGACGAGGCGGTGGCGCTCTGCGCCGCGCTCGGACTGCCGTCGGTGCGGGTGGTCGCCGACACCTTCCACATGAACATCGAGGAGGACGATGTGCACCGCGCGCTGCGGGCCGCCGCGCCGTACCTCGGGCACGTCCAGGTCAGCGACTCCAACCGGTACCAACCCGGCGCCGGGCACCTGGACTGGCCGGGGCTCGTGCGTACCCTGCTGGAGCTGGACTACCGGGGTTGGCTGGCCCTGGAGTGCCGGCTGCGCGGTGACCCGGTCCGAGCCCTGCAACAGGCCGCCACGGTGCTACGACACG